A window of Microbacterium sp. BK668 genomic DNA:
GGATGAGTCGTGACCCCCCTTCGACAAGCTCAGGAACCTCTTCGCGTGGCCATGATCGGCTACGGCTTCATGGGCGCCGCGCACTCCCAGGGCTGGAGGGTCGCACCGCGCTTCTTCGATCTGCCGCTGGCGCCGTCGATGGACGTCGTCGTCGGGCGCGACGCCGCGGCCGTCGCGGCGGCCGCCGGCAAGTGGGGGTGGCGTGAGAGCGCGACCGACTGGCGGGAGGTCATCGCGCGGGACGACATCGACGTCGTCGACATCGTCACCCCGGGCGACACCCACGCCGAGATCGCGATCGCGTCCCTCGAGGCCGGCAAGCACGTCCTGTGCGAGAAGCCGCTGGCGAACACGGTGGCCGAGGCGCAGGCGATGACGGATGCCGCGTCCCGTGCGGCCGCGCGGGGAGTCCGGTCGATGGTCGGCTTCACGTACCGGCGCGTGCCCGCCGCGACTTTCGCGCGCGACCTCGTCGCGGCGGGGCGCATCGGCGAGATCCGGCAGGTGCGGGCGGAGTATCTGCAGGACTGGCTCATGGACGCCGAGGCGCCGCTGACGTGGCGCCTGCAGAAGGACCGTGCCGGCTCGGGTGCGCTCGGCGACATCGGCGCCCACGCGATCGATCTCGCCGAGTACATCACGGGGCAGCGCGTCGAGACCGTCTCGGGCATCCTCGAGACGATCGTCACGGAGCGCCCGCTTCTCGGCGAGGGCGTCGGTCTCTCGGGCACCGCGCTCCAGGAACGCGGCCAGGTGACGGTCGACGACCTGGCGCTCTTCACGGGGCGGCTCTCCTCGGGCGCGCTCGCGTCGTTCGAGGCGACCCGGTTCCGCACCGGCCGCAAGAACGCGCTGCGCATCGAGATCGCCGGCTCGCTCGGCGCGCTGTCGTTCGATCTCGAGAGCATGAACGAGCTGGGCTTCTACGACGCGACCGCCCCCGGCACCGAGCTCGGCTTCCGGCGGATCCTCGTGACCGAGCACGACCATCCCTACCTCGCGCCGT
This region includes:
- a CDS encoding Gfo/Idh/MocA family oxidoreductase gives rise to the protein MIGYGFMGAAHSQGWRVAPRFFDLPLAPSMDVVVGRDAAAVAAAAGKWGWRESATDWREVIARDDIDVVDIVTPGDTHAEIAIASLEAGKHVLCEKPLANTVAEAQAMTDAASRAAARGVRSMVGFTYRRVPAATFARDLVAAGRIGEIRQVRAEYLQDWLMDAEAPLTWRLQKDRAGSGALGDIGAHAIDLAEYITGQRVETVSGILETIVTERPLLGEGVGLSGTALQERGQVTVDDLALFTGRLSSGALASFEATRFRTGRKNALRIEIAGSLGALSFDLESMNELGFYDATAPGTELGFRRILVTEHDHPYLAPWWPTGHMLGYEHGFSHQVADFVTAIADGTQPEPSFEDGLHIQRVLAAVERSSEDGSAWTPTDS